The sequence CACGCTCTCCGCGGCCGGCGTCCCGCCCCCCGGCGGCGTTCACCACTTCCAGCGCGTCCTGCAGCACCGCCATCATGCCGAGCCCGAGCAGGTCGACTTTCACGATGCCCATGTCGGCGCAGTCGTCCTTGTCCCACTGGATGACGACGCGATCCGGCATCGAAGCGGTTTCGAGCGGCACGACGTCGTCGAGCCGTCCCTGGCAGATGACCATGCCCCCCGAGTGCTGGCCGAGATGCCGCGGCAGATCCTGAATCTGCTGCCAGAGCTCGCCGAACTGCCGGATCGCCGGATCCGCGGCGTCGGCGCCGGCCGATCCGAGGTTCTTCGCCAGCGTCTCGTGCGGATCGACGTACTCGAAATGGTTCATCGTCTTGGCCAGGCGATCGACGGTGGCCGCATCGATCGACAGCGCTTTCCCGACTTCGCGCGCCGCGCTCCGGCCGCGATAGGTGATCACGTTGGCGGTCATCGCCGCCCCGAGCTTTCCGTACTTGCGGTAGATGTGCTGGATGACGCGTTCGCGGCGATCGCCGCTCGGCAGATCGAGGTCGATGTCTGGCCACTCGCCGCGCTGTTCCGAGAGGAACCGCTCGAACAGCAGATCCATCCCGACCGGATCGACCGCGGTGATGCCGAGGCTGTAGCAGACGGCGCTGTTGGCCGCGGAGCCCCGCCCCTGCACCAGAATCCCCTCCTGCCGGCAGAAGTTGACGATGTCCCAGACGATCAGGAAGTAGCCGGCGAGATCGAGTTTCTCGATCAGATCGAGCTCGCGTTCGAGCTGCCGCGCGTGGCGCGGCTCGATCGGCCGATAGCGCTCGCGCGCCCCCGCCATGGTGATGTGGCGCAGGAACGACGCCATCGACTCGCGCTCCGGCACCGGATACGCCGGAAAGCGATAGCCGAGGTCGGCCATCGTGAACGACAGACGATCGGCCAGTTCGCGCGAGGCGTGCAGCGCCTCGGGCAGGTCGGTGAAGAGCGCGGCCATCTGGGCCGGGCTCTTCAGGTAGCGCTCGCCGTTGACGCTCAGGCGCCGCCCGGCCTGCGCCAGTGTCGTCTTGTGGCGGATGCAGGTGAGCACGTCGTAGAGCGGCCGAGCGGCCGGCTCGCCGAAGCGCACGCCGTTGGTGGCGACGATCGGCAGGTGATAGGCGCCCGCGAGATCGCGCAGCGCGTGGTTGTCGGCTTCTTCGTCGCGGAGCAGGTGACGCTGCAGCTCGAGATACGTGTTCGCCTGGCCGAACACGCCGACCAGGCGGTCGATCAGGCCGCCGACGCCGAAGCGCGCGCCGCTCAGCATGGCGCGGCCGCCAATCGCGATGAGGCCGGCGGTGTGCCCGTCGAGCTCGTCGAGCGACAGCACGCCCTCCCCCTTCGGCGCGCGCAACTTCATCGTCGTCAACAGCCGGCACAGGTTCTTGTAGCCGACCGGCGATTCGATGAGGACGGGCAGGCGAAAGACGCTGTCCGGCGGCACGCGCGGCACCAGACGCGAGGCGCGGGCGCCGCTGCCGGCCGCGACGGATTGCACGAGGCCGTTCGTGCCTCGCAGCGTCAGCTCCGCCCCGATGATCGCCTTCAGCCCCGCCTTCTTCGCGGCCAGGTGAAAGCGCGGCGCGCCGTAGACGCCGTCGCGATCAAGGAGCGCCAGCGCGGAATAGCCCAGCGCGGCGGCGCGCTCGGCAAGCGCTTCGGGCAGCGAGGCGCCGTCGAGAAAAGAAAAGGCGGAAGACGCGTGCAGCTCGATGTACGACACGGTGGCGGTGCTACGGGTGATTGAACTCAGTCATACGTCCCCTCGAAGAGCCACTGCTCTGTCGTTCGATCCTGATGAATCCGGCAGACCGCGCCGCTCTTCAGGGCGACGTCCCATTCGTTGCGGTTCCACCGCTCGTCGCTCCACCACTCGCCGGACGTCCGCCACGGTCCTGCCGCCTGCACCACCGCGCCGTACGGCACGCCGCGCTGCGACGAGGCGATGTACACAGGCCGCCCGTGCTCGACACGGACGCTCAACGCCACGGACCGGCGCTCGCGCCTGAGCACGGCGCCCCCCACACCCCGCGGAACCCCACCCCCGTCACCAGCACCTTCAGCACCCTTGCCACCGTTAGCACCTTTGGCACCAGCACCTTCAGCACCCTTGGCACCGTTAGCACCCTCGGCACCTTTTCCCGGCTCATACCCCACCATCCCAAACCCTCCCGGCCGATGGGTCTCGATCAGCACCGGCGCGCCGACCCGCGATTCGCCGACGAGCGCCGACAGCCGCGCCGTCAGCGTCGCCAGGGTTTCCGGCGACGGCAGCGCCCGATGCAACAGCGAGAACTGGGTGATGCGCGCCGGCGCCGGATCCAGCTCGATCGCGACCACGTCGATCATGGCGTCGCGCGCCGCCGTGAAGAGCAGACTCGATTCCAGATCGAGCAGCAGCAGCGTCCGCAGGACGCGCGCCTCGCGGATCGCCGCGGGCAGTTGCAGCAGGCGCGCGTGCGTCGATCGATCCGTCAGCCGCAGATCGAGGCGGATCGCCGCCGCGCCACG comes from Vicinamibacterales bacterium and encodes:
- a CDS encoding PHP domain-containing protein, whose protein sequence is MSYIELHASSAFSFLDGASLPEALAERAAALGYSALALLDRDGVYGAPRFHLAAKKAGLKAIIGAELTLRGTNGLVQSVAAGSGARASRLVPRVPPDSVFRLPVLIESPVGYKNLCRLLTTMKLRAPKGEGVLSLDELDGHTAGLIAIGGRAMLSGARFGVGGLIDRLVGVFGQANTYLELQRHLLRDEEADNHALRDLAGAYHLPIVATNGVRFGEPAARPLYDVLTCIRHKTTLAQAGRRLSVNGERYLKSPAQMAALFTDLPEALHASRELADRLSFTMADLGYRFPAYPVPERESMASFLRHITMAGARERYRPIEPRHARQLERELDLIEKLDLAGYFLIVWDIVNFCRQEGILVQGRGSAANSAVCYSLGITAVDPVGMDLLFERFLSEQRGEWPDIDLDLPSGDRRERVIQHIYRKYGKLGAAMTANVITYRGRSAAREVGKALSIDAATVDRLAKTMNHFEYVDPHETLAKNLGSAGADAADPAIRQFGELWQQIQDLPRHLGQHSGGMVICQGRLDDVVPLETASMPDRVVIQWDKDDCADMGIVKVDLLGLGMMAVLQDALEVVNAAGGRDAGRGER